The segment GCGGCGGCGTGATCGCCACCTGCCGCTTGAGCATCTCCATCGCGGTCGCGAGCGAGCGCACGCCGTCCCAGCGCAGCTCCATGTTGAAGTTCAGCCCGCCGCGAATGATGTGCAGGTGGTTGTCGATGAGGCCGGGCAGCGCGCCTCGGCCGCCGAGATCGACGACTTCCGTGCGGCCCGCCGCGAGGGCCATCACTTCGTGGTCGTCGCCGACAGCCGAGAAGACGCCGTCGGTGATCGCGACCGCGCTCGCGGTCGGGCGCGACGGGTTCAAGGTCGTGAAGCGCCCGTTGCGGAGGATGAGATCGGGCGATTTCGCGCTTGACGTGTTCATGAACGGTTCTCCGTGGAATGGCTGGCAACCTGGGTGGGTGGGTTCGCGTCGCGGCCCGGCAGCGCGCCGAACATGTGCTGGTTGCACTTCGATTCGCGCCATGCAGTATGGAACGCGGTGCCCGACAGCACCTGCTTCGCGACCGGCACGATCTGCTCGCCGGCGAGGATGCCGAGCAGGCCGACCAGCGCGACGAGCGGCGGCGCGGGCGAGCGGACGTGCAGCAGGCTGTAGATCACGCCGACGAGCACGCCGGCGAGCAACGACAGGACATAGATTTTCATCAGCGGGTCCTTTGGCGGTAGGTCGATGGGATGGCCGCGTGCAGCGCGCTCGTGACGAGCGGGCGGGGCGCGGCCGAATGATTCGGGTGACTGACGATCGCATGCGGTAAGCGTCGCGACGAACGCATTGTAGGCAGGCAGGGCGCTGTTGCGACGCGAATCGATGTTGAATTAAGGAGATTTAAGGATATTTAAGCGGGACGTTGCTAGCATGGAAAAGACGCCGAAGCGATCGGCATCGCCGATGCCGCGCAAGCCGGCATCCCCGTGACGTTTTGAAGATTGAGAGGATGGAGCAAACATGAGCAACCCGAAACTCGAAGTTCTCACCCCGGACAACTGCCAGATGATCTTCATCGATCAGCAGCCGCAGATGGCGTTCGGCGTGCAATCGATCGACCGGCAAGTGCTGAAGAACAACGTGGTCGCGCTGGCGAAGGCCGCGAAGACGTTCGACATTCCGACGATCATCACGACCGTCGAGACCGAGAGCTTCTCGGGCTACACGTATCCGGAGCTGCTCGACGTGTTCCCGGATCATCCGCTGCTCGAGCGCACGTCGATGAACTCGTGGGACGACCAGAAGGTGCGCGACGCGCTCGCGAAGAACGGCCGCAAGAAAGTGGTCGTGTCGGGTCTGTGGACCGAGGTGTGCAACAACACGTTCGCGCTGTGCGCGATGCTGGAAGGCGGCTACGAAATCTACATGGTGGCCGACGCGTCGGGCGGCACGTCCAAGGAAGCGCACGACTACGCGATGCAGCGCATGATCCAGGCCGGCGTCGTGCCGGTGACCTGGCAGCAGGTGATGCTCGAGTGGCAGCGCGACTGGGCGCACCGCGGCACGTATGACGCGGTGATGGCGATCGCGAAGGAGCACTCGGGCGCCTACGGCATCGGCGTCGACTACGCGTACACGATGGTGCACAAGGCGAAGCAGCGCACGGCGAACGCCCACGAGATTCTCGCGGCGGTGCCCGCGAAGTGATGCTCGTGCGTCGGGCCGGCATGCGGGCCCGACGTGCAAAAGCGATGCAGGGGTAGCGAAGCTGCCGCGTCGGTGACGCGGCAGCTTTTTTTATCGCCGCGCGCGCGGCCGGCGAATCGGCCGCAGGCGGACCGGGATCAGTGCGCGGTCGCGTCGGGCGCGGCGCTTCGCGCGCCGGCCCACCCGATCATCACGACCAGCGGCGGCAGGAACAGGCACCACAGGCCGGCGGCCAGGTAGAGGCCCGCCGCCGCGCCGCAACCGGCGGCGAACGCGGCGACGCTGACCGCCATCCTCCGCAGCCGCGCGGCGTCGCCCGGCTTGCCCGGCTTGCCCGGCGCGCGCGAGCCGATGCGTTCGCCGAGCGAGATCATGATCTGCGTGACGGTGCCTGTCATCAGCGTGGTCGGCGGCGCGTCGGACAGGTGCAGGCGGTGCAGCGCGTTCTGCACGGCCATCGCGACGACGAGCGTCATGCCGGTCGCGAGCGCGGGCAGCGCATCGCTGTCGGGGAACGGCCCGACGCTCACCGCGAGCGCCGCGCCGCTTGTCAGCAGCACGGCCTGCGCGAGCAGCATCACGCGCACCGCGTTGACGCCGCGCGCGCTCAGCCGGTTCGCGCAGACGGTCGCCAGCACGATCGCGATGCAGAACACGGGCAGCGCCGCGAGCTTCGCGATCGCGCCCGACGTGCCGGACACGAGCGTGGCGCCGAGCGTGACGAAGTTGCCGGTCACGTGCGCGGTGAAGAGGCCTTGCAGCGCGAGAAAGCCGGCGGTGTCGACGAAGCCGCCGTTGAAGCCGAGCAGCACGGGCAGTTTGTTGTCGTTCATGTTCGTTCCTGGTCGTCGGCGGTTCATGTGCGCGGAACGACGTGCCGCGCGTGGTTGGCAAGGATGCCCGGGCGACGAGCGGGGCAAGGTGAGGACCTCGTCATCGGGCAAGCGCGCGGCCGGGCGGACACGCGGGCGTTCGTCGAGGATAGGCGAGCCGGCGGGCGCGGTCACATGAATCGTTCTGAATTTTCCGGAAGCCCGCGATGCGCGTGCGGCGCCGGAATTTTCATGACGATCAAGGTGTGCTTCGCCGTCCGGCAACCGCCGATGCCCGACGGCGCTCGCATCAGTCCCGTCCGTCCGAGAGCGACGCGACGAAGTCGATGAAGGCGGTCACGCGCTTCGAGCCGCGCTGGTTCGGCAGATAGAGCGCGGTGACGACCGAGCGCGCATGGTCGGGCGTGGCGTCGTAGTCGTCGAAGAGCCGCCGCAACCGGCCGGACCGGATGTCCGGATCGACGAGCCAGTCGGGCAGCAGCGCAATGCCGGCGCCGTCGAGCGCGGCGTCGTACAGCACCTCGATGTGGTTCGACCTGAGGCGCCCCGTCACGCGCACCTTCGCCGTGTCGTGCGCGCCGGCGAACGTCCAGACCTGCTGGTCGATGCCGAAATGGAAGCGCAGGCACGCGTGCTCGGCCAGATCGCCCGGCGTGGCCGGCGCGCCGTGTGCGTTCAGGTAGTCGTGGCTCGCGACGACGTAGCGGTGGAACGTGCCGACCCGCCGTGCGACGACGTCCGCGGTCGGCGCCGCTTCGCCCAGCCGGATCGCGACGTCGATCCGGTCGAGGACGAGGTCGACGCGTTCGTCGCTGAGCTGCATGTCCAGGTCGACCTTCGGGTAGCGCGCGAGGAACGCCGCGACGTGCGGCGCGATGCACCGGCTGCCGTAGGAAACCGGCACCGACACGCGCAGCGGGCCGGACGGTGCGTCACCGCGGTCGGCGACGAGCGCGTCGGCATCCGCGAGATCGTCGAGCAGCCGCTTTGCCCGCGCGTAATAGACGGCGCCCGCGTCGGACAGCGTCACCTGCCGGGTCGTCCGGTTCAGGAGCACGGTGCCGAGCGAGGCCTCGAGCGCGTCCACCGCGCGCACCACGGACGATGCTGCGAGATCCAGGCGCCGGCCTGCGCGCGAAAAGCCGCCGGTTTCCGCCACTTCCACGAACGCGCGCAGTGCGGAGAATTTATCCATTGTCGTCGCCCTTGTTTCGGTCGCCGTGCGGCGGTGCACGCCGTTTGCCTGCGTTCGGTTGCGGCATGCGCTCAGCGGCCGGCGCCGCGCCGCCACGCGCCGGGCGCATGGCCGACGACCTTCGCGAACACGCGGCTCAGATGGCTCTGGTCCGCGAATCCGCAGGCCGCGGCGATTTCCGCGAGCGTCATGCCGGTCGTCTCGATCAACTGCCGAGCCTGCGCGACGCGCTGTTCGAGCAGCCACTGGTGCGGCGTGCGGCCGGTGGTGCGCGAGAACGCGCGGATGAAATAGCCGCGCGACAGGTCGCACTCGTTCGCGACTTCCGCGAGCGACACGCCCAGGTTCGCCTTTTCCATCAGCAGCTCCTTCGCGCGCGCCGCCTTCGCGGGCGACAGCGTGCCCTTGCGGTGGAGGTCGCCCGTGGCTGCGTCGCCGTAGCGCCGCGCGAGGTGCGTGCCGATCGCGAGCCCGATCTGCTCGACGAACAGCGTGTTCAGCGCGCCCGGCATGTCGAGGCTGTCGGCGACCGCGTGCGCGAGATGGCCGAGCACCGGGTCGCACTGATCGGCCGCGCAGGTCAGGCCGGCGATCAGCGCGTCGCCGTATTCCGCGCCGAGCCGGTCGAGACAGGCCCGCGACACTTCCACGAGCACGAAGTCGAAATTGCCGTACAGATCCGCCCGGAAGTGCTCCGAGAAATCCCGGATATAGATCGAGTGGTGCTGAAACGCCCGCTCGACTCGCCGCGCACCCCGATACAACGCGCGACGATGTCCGTCCTGCAGTGAAACGCCGATCAGGAAGCCGCGGTCGCAGGCCGGCATCTCGATGCGCTCGAATTGATCGCCCGGCATGCATTTGCGATGGAACGTCATGCCGTCCGCGGCGCGCTCGATATCCTTGGACAGCAGGCCCGACACGCATCCGAGCGTGTCTTTCGACGGCGGCGCGGGGGGAGCGTTGAGGGCACGAGACATGGCGCAGGATCCTTGAAGGTCATTCGGAAGGCGAAAGAGTCGATGGGCAGTTTATACGGGACGCGTGACTGCCCCAAGCTTAATTGAACGAAATTGCGCTGGTCGCCGGGTGGGCGGGCGCCGATTCGTGCCGCTGAATCGTGCGATTCGTGCCATTCGCGCGCTTCGCGACCGTTCCGGCGCAGTTCCGCGATGGCACAGCGAATGCCCGGGCAGCGCATTTTCGTTCAAGACATTGCATTCGTGCGTGCTTACACTCGGGGCGCGCGATCGGCGTTGGGCGTCAGGTATGTGCAGAAGGGGAGGCGCAACGCGCCGATTCCCGGCCCGGTATCGCCACGTTCGCCGGGCCGTCATCAAAAGGTCGCAGGAGACAGCCATGGTCCGAATCGGGACGTTGTCGGTGGATTTCGAGCAGCGGGACCTGCGCCGGCATGGCGTGCCGCTGCGCATCGGCGCGCGCGCGTTCGACATTCTCGAGGTGCTGCATCGCGCGAACGGTTCCGTCGTGTCGAAGGACGACATCATGGACGCCGTCTGGCCCGGCGCGATCGTCGAGGAGAACCTGCTCCAGGTGCACGTCGCGGCGTTGCGCAAGCTGTTCGGCGACAGCCGGAACCTGATCAAGACCGTGCCGGGCAGGGGCTACCTGCTGGTCGCCGGTTCGCAGGCCGCGGGGCCGGAGGACGCATCGACGCCCGGCGACGGCCCGCCGTCGCCTTTCGCGGCGCCGATCGGGCGGCAGGCCGAAATCGCGCAGATCATCGACATGCTCGACCGGATGCCGGTCGTCACGCTGGTCGGCGCCGGCGGCATCGGCAAGACGAGCGTCGCCGCCCAGGTCGCGCACGACACGCGCAGCCGCTCCCGGCGCGCCGTGCATTGGGTCGAGCTCGCGTGCGCAGCGACGCGCGACGACGTGCTGCGCGCACTCGCGGCCGCCCTCGGCGCGGCGGCGGACGGCGTGCCCGGCATCGACGCCATCGCCGATGCGATCGCCGCGTCGCACTGCCTGCTGGTGCTCGACAACGCCGAGCATGTCGTCGACGTGGTCGCGGGCCTCGTCGAGACGCTCGCGGCGCGCTCCGATACGCTGCGCATGCTCGTGACCAGCCGCGAGCCGCTGCATGTCCCCGCCGAGTGCGTGTTGCGCGTCGCGCCGCTCTCGGTGCCCGACAGTGACGCGTGCGCCGACGAGATCGCCGGCTGCTCCGCCGTCCAGTTATTTCTCTGCCGCATCCGCGCGACGACGGCCGGTTGCGTGGTGGACGACGGCGGCATCCGGTTGGCCGCGGATATCTGCCGGCGCCTCGAGGGGCTGCCGCTGGCGATCGAGCTGGCGGCTGCGCGCGTCGCGACGCTCGGCATCGAAGGGGTCGCGTCGCGTCTCGACGATCGCTTGAACCTGCTGACCGGCGGCTTGCGTTTCGCGCTGCCGCGCCATCAGGCGCTGCGTGCGACGTTCGACTGGAGCCATGCGTTGGTGAATCCTGCCGCGAGGGCGCTGTTTCGCCGGCTCGGCTGCTTCGTCGGCCCGTTCACGTTCGATGCCGCGTGCGCCGTCGCGACGGCGCACGGCACGTCGCTCGGCGAGACGATCGGCGGGCTCGGCGAGCTCGTCGCGAAGTCGCTGTTGACCGTCGAGTTTCGGGGCGCTCACGCACAGTACCGGCTGACCGAATCGGCTCGCGCGTATGCGCTGGAGAAGCTGCGTGACGCGGGGGAATTCGAACGCGTCGCTGCGTGCCATGCGCGCTTCGAGCGCGAGCAAGCGGGCGCGCCGGCCCGCCTCACCCTTTAGCGTCGCCGGCCCTGCAACGCCGGATTGGCCGCATAGAGCGCGGCTAGCCAGTCGACGAAGACCTTCAGCTTTTGCGGCACGTGACGGTGCGGCGCATAGACGACGGAAATCGGCCGCGGCGGCGCGTTGAAGCCGGGCAGCACTTCCTGCAGCGTGCCCGCCGCCAGCCAGCGCTCGACCAGGTACACGGAAGTCTTGACGAGCCCGAGCCCCGCGAGCGCGCACACGACGCCCGCGTCCGCATCGTTGACGGCCACCGCGCCGCGCATCGGCACGGTGCGGAGTTCGCCGTCGACGACGTAGTCCCACACGCGCTGGCGCCCGGTGTCCGACGACACGTAATTCACCGCGAGATGCGCGCCGAGATCGGCGACGTCCTGCGGAATGCCGTGTTTCGCGAGATAGCCGGGCGACGCGCACGTGCACGTCGACATGCTGCCGATCCGTTTCGCGACCAGCCCGGAATCGTCGAGCGCGCCGATGCGCACGACGCAATCGACGCCGTCCGCGACCAGGTCGACCTGCCGGTCCGTGACACCCAGCTCGACCGCGATGTCCGGATAGTCGGCGACGAACGCCGGCAGCGCCGGGATCACGACGTGCTTGGCCATCGCGGGCGGCAGGTTGACCCTGAGCCGGCCGCGCGGTGAGCGGATCGCGCCGGACACGAGGCCTTCCATCTCGTCGATCTCGCGCAGCACGCAGACGCAGCGCTGATAGTACGCGTCGCCGTCCTCGGTCAGCGACAGGCTGCGCGTCGTGCGATTCAGCAGCTTGCCGCCGAGATGCTGCTCGAGCGTGCGCAACAGCGTGGACACGCGCGGCGTCGTCAGTCCGATCGACTCGGACGCGCGCGTCAGGCTGCCGGTCTCGACGATCCGGACGAACACCCGCATCGACAGGACTATATCCATGCTGGTTCTCCGCAATCAGGTCTCGATGCGCCGGCGCAGCGCATCGCCGGCCAGCGGCATCTCGCGCACGCGCATGCCGGTCGCATCGAACAGCGCGTTCGCCAGCGCGCCGGCCGTCGGCCCCATCGACGCTTCGGCCGCGCCGAGGAACGGCGTGCCGGGCCGGTCGATCAGGTGCACGTGCACGCCGATCGGCGCGCACGAGAAGCGCAGGATCGGGTAGCTGCTCCAGTCGAAGCTGCGGATCCGTTCGGTGTCGTAGCGCAGCGCCTCGTAGAGCGTCCAGCTCGCGGACTGCACGATGCCGCCCTCGATCTGGTTGCGGATGCCGTCGGGGTTGACGATCTGGCCGGCGTCGACCGCGGCCACCGCGCGCTCGAGCGTCACGTGCCCGGTCTCGGGCACGACCGACACCTCGACTGCGATCGCGACGTAGGCCATCAGGTTCTTGTACTTGCCGAACGCGAAACCGACGCCGCGGTTGCGCGCGCGCGGCGGGCGCGGCCAGCCGAACTGCTGCGCGGCGAGCCGGATCACGTCGCGCGCGCGCGGATCCTCCATGTGACGCAGCCTGAATTCGACCGGATCGATGTCGGCCGCCTGCGCGAGCTCGTCCATCACGCTCTCGATCGCAAGGACGTTCGTATGCGCGCCGAGCGAGCGCATCGCCGACGTCTGTAGCGGCATCGTCGGCGAGAAGTGGTTAACCACATGGAGGTTCGGCAGCGTGTAGAGCGGAATCGCGTTGCGGTCGCCGCCGCCTTCGGGCTGCGGCATCGGCACGGACGGCGCGCTCGCGAACGGTTTCTCGAGCATGCGCGCCGGCACGAGCCGCCCCGCGTTGACGATGCGCTCGTTGTGCGAGCTGCTCCACAATTCGTATTGCCAATCGACGATCCGGCCGAGCGCGTCGAGCGACGCGCGCACGCTCGTCACCATCGCCGGCGTGAAGTGGTCCCACGTGTGCTCCTGCTCGCGCATCCACTGCACGCGGATTGGCCGGTCCGGCAGCGCGACCGCGATCCGCGCGGCGTGCGCGGCGACGTCGTCGGCGCCGTTGTGGCCGTAGCATCCGGAGCCTTCGGCGTGCACGCAGCGCACCTTGTCCTTCGGCATCGACAGCATCTCGGCGAGCGCGTCACGCAGCGGATAGACACCCTGCGAATGGGTCCACACGGTCAGCGTGCCGTGACGGAGCAGCGCGACCGAACACGACGGCCCGATCGAGCCGTGCAGCAGGTAGCGCTTGATGAAATCGGCGCGCACCGTCTTCACCGCGGGCGCGGCCGGCGCGTGCCGGTCCGCGATCGTGATCGACTGCGTCGCGAGCGTCTTCAGGTCGCGATGCACGGTGGCCGGGTCGGGCAGCGGCCGGCCGGGCGTCCAGCGGCATGACGCCGCGAGCGCGCGCTGCGCGACGACCGCCTGCCATTCGCCGCGCGCAACGACGGCCAGCATGCTGCCGTCGCGGACGACGCGCACGACGCCCGGCATCGCGAGGATCGCGCGCTCATCGAACCCGGCGAGCGTCGCGTCGTACACCGGCGGCATCACGACGCGCGCGTGCAGCATCCCGTCCATCCGCAGGTCCTGCACGTAGCTGACGCCGCCCGTGACCTTCGACGGAATGTCGACGCGCGGCAGCGACGCGCCGATCGTGCGGAATGTCTTCGGGTCCTTCAGCGGCGATGTTGGCGTCGCCGGGCGGTGCAGGTCGACGAGGCGCACCGCGTCGCCGTAGGTCAGGGTCCGGCCGTCGGGCGCGCGGATCGTCGCGTCGTTCGCGACGAGCGCGCCGGCCGCGACGCCGAGGTGCTTCGCGGCCGCGTCGACGAGCAGGCCGCGCACCTGCGCGGCGGCGTTCAGCAGCGCGCTGCCGCTGTCGGCGATCGTATGGCTGCCGGCCGTCAGGCCTTCGTCCGGCGACGCGCCGGTGTCCGCGGTCAGGAACGTGATCAGCGACGCGCGCA is part of the Burkholderia ubonensis subsp. mesacidophila genome and harbors:
- a CDS encoding YoaK family protein; the encoded protein is MNDNKLPVLLGFNGGFVDTAGFLALQGLFTAHVTGNFVTLGATLVSGTSGAIAKLAALPVFCIAIVLATVCANRLSARGVNAVRVMLLAQAVLLTSGAALAVSVGPFPDSDALPALATGMTLVVAMAVQNALHRLHLSDAPPTTLMTGTVTQIMISLGERIGSRAPGKPGKPGDAARLRRMAVSVAAFAAGCGAAAGLYLAAGLWCLFLPPLVVMIGWAGARSAAPDATAH
- a CDS encoding xanthine dehydrogenase family protein molybdopterin-binding subunit, translated to MSADHDDIDESRRRFMQAGALFVTFSLVPGADALAQMVIADEGAAVHVSSATQALAGSLKTNPMLDAWIRIAPDGHVTVFTGKVELGTGVRTALLQIAAEELNMRASLITFLTADTGASPDEGLTAGSHTIADSGSALLNAAAQVRGLLVDAAAKHLGVAAGALVANDATIRAPDGRTLTYGDAVRLVDLHRPATPTSPLKDPKTFRTIGASLPRVDIPSKVTGGVSYVQDLRMDGMLHARVVMPPVYDATLAGFDERAILAMPGVVRVVRDGSMLAVVARGEWQAVVAQRALAASCRWTPGRPLPDPATVHRDLKTLATQSITIADRHAPAAPAVKTVRADFIKRYLLHGSIGPSCSVALLRHGTLTVWTHSQGVYPLRDALAEMLSMPKDKVRCVHAEGSGCYGHNGADDVAAHAARIAVALPDRPIRVQWMREQEHTWDHFTPAMVTSVRASLDALGRIVDWQYELWSSSHNERIVNAGRLVPARMLEKPFASAPSVPMPQPEGGGDRNAIPLYTLPNLHVVNHFSPTMPLQTSAMRSLGAHTNVLAIESVMDELAQAADIDPVEFRLRHMEDPRARDVIRLAAQQFGWPRPPRARNRGVGFAFGKYKNLMAYVAIAVEVSVVPETGHVTLERAVAAVDAGQIVNPDGIRNQIEGGIVQSASWTLYEALRYDTERIRSFDWSSYPILRFSCAPIGVHVHLIDRPGTPFLGAAEASMGPTAGALANALFDATGMRVREMPLAGDALRRRIET
- a CDS encoding XapX domain-containing protein → MKIYVLSLLAGVLVGVIYSLLHVRSPAPPLVALVGLLGILAGEQIVPVAKQVLSGTAFHTAWRESKCNQHMFGALPGRDANPPTQVASHSTENRS
- a CDS encoding hydrolase, which gives rise to MSNPKLEVLTPDNCQMIFIDQQPQMAFGVQSIDRQVLKNNVVALAKAAKTFDIPTIITTVETESFSGYTYPELLDVFPDHPLLERTSMNSWDDQKVRDALAKNGRKKVVVSGLWTEVCNNTFALCAMLEGGYEIYMVADASGGTSKEAHDYAMQRMIQAGVVPVTWQQVMLEWQRDWAHRGTYDAVMAIAKEHSGAYGIGVDYAYTMVHKAKQRTANAHEILAAVPAK
- a CDS encoding LysR family transcriptional regulator, with amino-acid sequence MDKFSALRAFVEVAETGGFSRAGRRLDLAASSVVRAVDALEASLGTVLLNRTTRQVTLSDAGAVYYARAKRLLDDLADADALVADRGDAPSGPLRVSVPVSYGSRCIAPHVAAFLARYPKVDLDMQLSDERVDLVLDRIDVAIRLGEAAPTADVVARRVGTFHRYVVASHDYLNAHGAPATPGDLAEHACLRFHFGIDQQVWTFAGAHDTAKVRVTGRLRSNHIEVLYDAALDGAGIALLPDWLVDPDIRSGRLRRLFDDYDATPDHARSVVTALYLPNQRGSKRVTAFIDFVASLSDGRD
- a CDS encoding helix-turn-helix domain-containing protein, which gives rise to MSRALNAPPAPPSKDTLGCVSGLLSKDIERAADGMTFHRKCMPGDQFERIEMPACDRGFLIGVSLQDGHRRALYRGARRVERAFQHHSIYIRDFSEHFRADLYGNFDFVLVEVSRACLDRLGAEYGDALIAGLTCAADQCDPVLGHLAHAVADSLDMPGALNTLFVEQIGLAIGTHLARRYGDAATGDLHRKGTLSPAKAARAKELLMEKANLGVSLAEVANECDLSRGYFIRAFSRTTGRTPHQWLLEQRVAQARQLIETTGMTLAEIAAACGFADQSHLSRVFAKVVGHAPGAWRRGAGR
- a CDS encoding LysR family transcriptional regulator, yielding MDIVLSMRVFVRIVETGSLTRASESIGLTTPRVSTLLRTLEQHLGGKLLNRTTRSLSLTEDGDAYYQRCVCVLREIDEMEGLVSGAIRSPRGRLRVNLPPAMAKHVVIPALPAFVADYPDIAVELGVTDRQVDLVADGVDCVVRIGALDDSGLVAKRIGSMSTCTCASPGYLAKHGIPQDVADLGAHLAVNYVSSDTGRQRVWDYVVDGELRTVPMRGAVAVNDADAGVVCALAGLGLVKTSVYLVERWLAAGTLQEVLPGFNAPPRPISVVYAPHRHVPQKLKVFVDWLAALYAANPALQGRRR